The nucleotide window CGGGGCAGTATCTGAAAAAGGTGCTTTATGCTTGACATTTCAAAAATCAAAATACCGCAAGGCCCGGGAGTCTATATCTTCAAGGATGCAGGCGGCAGGATTATCTATATCGGCAAGGCAAAAAATTTACCCGACAGGGTAAAATCCTACTTTCCCGCATCCAGTTCTTCTTCTGCCTTTGAGCAGATGACTGATAAGACAAGAATGCTTGCAACAAGCATTGCCTCAGTCGAATTCATACGCACAAGCAACGAGGTTGAAGCCTTAGTGCTTGAATCAAACCTGATAAAGACCCATTACCCCAAATTCAACATCGACCTTAAGGACTCCCACCACTACACCTACCTGAAAATCACCTCTGAAAAGTTCCCAAGGCTTCTTCTTGCAAGGCGCAACAAGTCAGGCAGGTTCACAGGCCCGGCAGGCAAAGTCTACGGCCCCTATGCAAAGGGAAGCGCGCGCCTTCTTGCAATTGGCGCACTTCGCAAAATGTTCAAGGTAAGGACATGCAAAACACTTCCAAAAGCCGCATGCCTCCAGTATTATCTTGGAAATTGTGATGCTCCATGCATCGGCAAAACAAGCCAAGTCGAGTACCAGAAGAACATGGCTATCCTTGAAAAGATACTATCCTCCCCCAAACACGCGCAATTGGTTTCAAGCGAGTTTGAGCAGAGGATGAAGCAATCCGCCGCAAAGCTTGACTTTGAGTCTGCAAGGCACTACCGCGACTCCATCAGTGTTCTGCGTTCCAATTTTGAGGAGCAGAAATTTGAATCCGATGTCGGCTTTGACGAGGATTATATAGCGATTTTTGAGTCTTCTTGCAAGGCAAATGTTGAAATGTTCAATGTTGTCAGGGGAGTTGTCAAGGACAGGAAAAAATATGAATTTGCAGTCACAGATGGTGAAAAGACCCCACTTGAGCATTTCCTTTCAGCCTATTATTCCAAAAACAGGCCACCAAAATACATCTATGTCAGCGAGCCTGCAGGCCAGGAAATCTGCCAGATGCTTTGCAATTTTGCAGGGCAAGGAGTCCATGTCAAAGTGCCGCAGGCAGGTGAGCACTCAAGGCTCATGGGCTTGCTTATGAATAACGTGCTAAGCGACTCTGCAGGCAACATTGATGCAGGCCTTGTATCTTTGCAAAAGTCCCTGAACCTTGGCAAACCTCCTTTTGTCATAGAGTGCTTTGACATTTCCAATCTTTTTGGAACAAGTGTTGTCGGCTCAATGTCCAGGTTTGTAAATGGAAAGCCCGATAAGGCAGGCTACAGGCGCTTCAAGATAAAGTCGGTTGAAGGGCAGGATGACTTTGCAAGCATTGAGGAAATCATATATAGAAGATAT belongs to Candidatus Parvarchaeota archaeon and includes:
- the uvrC gene encoding excinuclease ABC subunit UvrC, with amino-acid sequence MLDISKIKIPQGPGVYIFKDAGGRIIYIGKAKNLPDRVKSYFPASSSSSAFEQMTDKTRMLATSIASVEFIRTSNEVEALVLESNLIKTHYPKFNIDLKDSHHYTYLKITSEKFPRLLLARRNKSGRFTGPAGKVYGPYAKGSARLLAIGALRKMFKVRTCKTLPKAACLQYYLGNCDAPCIGKTSQVEYQKNMAILEKILSSPKHAQLVSSEFEQRMKQSAAKLDFESARHYRDSISVLRSNFEEQKFESDVGFDEDYIAIFESSCKANVEMFNVVRGVVKDRKKYEFAVTDGEKTPLEHFLSAYYSKNRPPKYIYVSEPAGQEICQMLCNFAGQGVHVKVPQAGEHSRLMGLLMNNVLSDSAGNIDAGLVSLQKSLNLGKPPFVIECFDISNLFGTSVVGSMSRFVNGKPDKAGYRRFKIKSVEGQDDFASIEEIIYRRYARLTDDTMNDEGEKLPDLVLIDGGPGQLSSALSALSRLRSENRLQATLSCASLAKEFEEIHSPDFMEPLRLSRKDAGLKIL